One Desulfobacterales bacterium DNA segment encodes these proteins:
- the gcvH gene encoding glycine cleavage system protein GcvH encodes MKEISELNLPENVRYTDDHEWAQKKGDVFRIGISDYAQEQLGDIVFVELPEVGSTFDKGEEFGTVESVKAVSELYMPMGGEVTAINEALAEAPELVNSDPYNGGWMLEIKADDPAELDTLKSRADYLEMLKG; translated from the coding sequence ATGAAAGAAATCAGCGAACTGAATCTGCCGGAAAACGTCCGATACACCGATGACCATGAGTGGGCTCAAAAAAAAGGCGATGTTTTCCGAATCGGCATTTCCGACTATGCCCAGGAACAGCTGGGGGACATCGTCTTTGTCGAACTGCCCGAGGTGGGAAGCACCTTTGATAAAGGCGAGGAGTTCGGCACGGTTGAATCGGTCAAAGCCGTATCCGAACTTTACATGCCCATGGGCGGTGAAGTAACGGCCATCAACGAGGCCCTTGCCGAGGCGCCGGAACTGGTGAACAGCGACCCCTATAATGGCGGCTGGATGCTGGAAATCAAAGCCGACGATCCTGCCGAACTGGATACCCTGAAATCCCGGGCCGACTACCTTGAGATGCTGAAAGGATAA
- a CDS encoding aminomethyl transferase family protein, translated as MGTTVKRTPLNSWHRGQGANMADFGGYDMPLWYSSVKDEHLAVLTGAGIFDTSHMAAVTVTGPDAAALLQDCFTNNLNACMGPSKKPLSPGRCVYGAFLNEKGETIDDAIVFFMEANRYLVVVNAGMGGTVADHLQQHLGGRNARITDLTDQLGKMDIQGPASAKILAQILADPKAVFAKMPYFSFKGHFDNASPLADAVRLDDGTPILLSRTGYTGEFGFEIFLAPEKLQRLWERLLEAGRSYDIKPCGLAARDSLRAGAVLPLSHQDIGHWPFINHPWPFALPFTADRTGFTKEFIGRAALEKQTDTSFTHAFVGKDLRKISADEKSRVIDADGREIGTVLTCATDMGIGRHNGEIFSVASPNKPEGFKAKGLCCGFVKVSRKLSPGEQVDIADSRRKISVTIVDDVRPHRTARKPMTDML; from the coding sequence ATGGGAACAACCGTTAAGCGAACACCGCTGAACAGCTGGCATCGGGGTCAAGGTGCCAACATGGCGGACTTTGGCGGCTACGACATGCCCCTGTGGTATTCGTCGGTTAAAGACGAACACCTGGCCGTACTCACCGGTGCCGGCATTTTCGACACCAGTCATATGGCAGCCGTCACCGTTACCGGACCGGACGCTGCCGCCCTGCTACAAGATTGCTTTACCAATAATCTGAACGCCTGCATGGGACCATCCAAAAAGCCCCTCTCGCCGGGTCGATGCGTGTATGGCGCCTTTTTGAACGAAAAGGGCGAAACCATCGACGATGCCATCGTCTTCTTTATGGAAGCGAACCGCTATCTGGTGGTGGTCAACGCCGGCATGGGAGGGACCGTTGCCGATCATCTGCAGCAACACCTCGGCGGGCGGAACGCCAGGATCACAGACCTGACCGATCAGCTGGGCAAGATGGACATCCAGGGGCCGGCGTCGGCCAAAATTCTCGCTCAGATCCTGGCCGATCCAAAAGCGGTGTTTGCAAAAATGCCCTACTTCTCCTTCAAGGGGCATTTTGACAACGCCTCGCCTCTGGCCGATGCCGTCCGTCTGGACGACGGCACCCCCATTCTGCTGTCGCGCACCGGATACACCGGCGAGTTCGGCTTCGAGATTTTTCTGGCACCGGAGAAGCTCCAGCGCTTATGGGAACGCCTTCTGGAAGCCGGCCGTTCCTATGACATCAAGCCCTGTGGCCTGGCAGCCCGGGACAGTCTGCGTGCCGGGGCCGTGCTGCCCCTTTCCCACCAGGATATCGGACACTGGCCGTTTATCAACCACCCCTGGCCATTTGCCCTGCCCTTTACGGCTGACAGAACCGGTTTCACCAAGGAATTCATTGGCCGGGCCGCCCTGGAAAAGCAAACAGATACCTCATTCACCCATGCCTTTGTTGGCAAAGACCTTCGCAAAATCTCAGCCGACGAAAAATCCCGGGTCATCGATGCCGATGGCCGCGAAATCGGGACCGTGCTCACCTGCGCCACAGATATGGGCATCGGGCGTCACAATGGTGAAATTTTCAGCGTTGCCAGCCCGAACAAGCCCGAAGGCTTCAAAGCCAAAGGGCTTTGCTGCGGCTTTGTCAAGGTCAGCCGAAAACTGTCCCCGGGCGAGCAGGTGGACATTGCAGACAGCCGACGTAAAATCAGCGTAACCATCGTGGATGATGTGCGGCCCCACAGGACCGCCCGCAAACCCATGACTGACATGCTCTAA